One part of the Bdellovibrio sp. KM01 genome encodes these proteins:
- a CDS encoding DNA translocase FtsK, translating into MNQFLKKFRQDVTAICFLGLGLFITLSLVSYNPQDPSLNSIGQGLKALNYCGIVGSFLADGLYQLFGLAAWVIVASLGRMAFAAFRGESLNIKNIRFVWALLLIVDVAALLSIYMPTTRLFQNQIALGGMLGMGVSSALMRAFAFAGVQVILWTFMAVLVVFYSEKTLQELAEVPQEFFAMLKKQKVGDRIAAFFGGAFVNKKKAAPKKDKKKDEPKKAFPLADKKFVGKDEEEEDKDLKLLLDAAEEEEEEDEEEDDELFADADSDEDEDEEEEETPALRMAQKRKVVMKAKPPRRIENWEMPKLALLEDPPVSRIKIDKAEIQRKADALVEKLKNFSVEGSIQDAKPGPLVTMYEFKPNADVKISKISELEDDLSLALSSESVRVVGHIPGTDVVGIETANLKRETVYYKDLIAEDTFWSEDLALPMAVGRTVDGEPKVVDLRKMPHLLIAGTTGSGKSVFVGSIITGLLFRHSPKTLRLVLIDPKMVDLAPFATVPHLAIPHVTEPKKAATALKWAVREMEKRYKSLSKFGVGKIEAFNEKTGGLAKDEIEQHEKINQELEEGKAKLDQYYYQPLPYVVIVVDELADLMITEKQNIEEPIQRLTQKARACGIHLILATQSPRKDVVTGLIKTNIPGRVALKVASKMDSRIIIDDSGAERLLPNGDMLFQAPGIGKPTRHHGPYLKDAEIANVVKHWASQGEPEYDPLAMKALDGFAGDGAEAGGDDGGGFGDEEYDERYDEILSWASGQKEISASLIQRKFRLGYPRAARMIEVFEKEGVVGPANGSKPRQVLVTSYRET; encoded by the coding sequence ATGAACCAATTCCTCAAAAAGTTCCGTCAAGACGTCACTGCTATCTGTTTTTTGGGCCTAGGTCTTTTTATCACCCTGTCCTTGGTAAGCTATAACCCTCAAGACCCGTCCCTTAACTCCATTGGACAAGGACTAAAAGCCCTGAATTACTGCGGAATTGTCGGCAGTTTCCTGGCTGACGGGCTTTATCAGCTCTTTGGATTGGCAGCTTGGGTCATAGTTGCGAGCCTGGGCCGTATGGCTTTTGCGGCTTTTAGAGGTGAATCTCTGAATATTAAAAACATTCGTTTTGTGTGGGCGCTTTTGTTGATCGTCGATGTGGCGGCTTTGCTTTCGATCTATATGCCGACGACTCGCTTGTTCCAGAATCAAATCGCCTTAGGTGGAATGCTGGGCATGGGAGTGTCGTCAGCATTGATGCGTGCGTTTGCCTTTGCTGGCGTGCAGGTGATTTTGTGGACGTTCATGGCCGTGTTGGTGGTGTTCTATTCCGAGAAAACTTTGCAGGAACTTGCGGAAGTGCCGCAAGAATTCTTTGCGATGCTTAAGAAACAGAAGGTTGGCGATCGCATTGCTGCTTTCTTTGGTGGCGCTTTTGTAAACAAGAAGAAGGCCGCTCCCAAAAAAGATAAGAAAAAAGACGAGCCGAAAAAGGCCTTCCCTCTTGCTGACAAAAAATTTGTAGGTAAAGACGAAGAGGAAGAAGACAAGGATCTGAAACTTCTTCTGGATGCCGCTGAGGAAGAAGAGGAAGAGGACGAAGAAGAAGACGATGAGCTTTTTGCAGACGCCGATTCTGATGAAGACGAGGATGAGGAGGAAGAAGAAACTCCGGCTCTTCGTATGGCGCAAAAACGTAAAGTGGTGATGAAGGCAAAACCACCTCGTCGCATCGAAAACTGGGAAATGCCAAAACTGGCACTGCTTGAAGACCCTCCAGTTTCTCGTATCAAAATTGATAAAGCCGAGATTCAAAGAAAAGCCGACGCCTTGGTTGAGAAACTTAAAAACTTCTCAGTTGAAGGTTCGATTCAAGATGCGAAACCAGGTCCACTGGTTACGATGTATGAATTTAAACCGAATGCGGATGTTAAGATCTCTAAAATTTCTGAACTTGAAGATGACTTGTCGCTGGCGCTTTCTTCAGAGTCTGTGCGCGTTGTTGGTCACATCCCAGGAACGGATGTGGTGGGTATCGAGACAGCAAACTTAAAGCGTGAAACAGTTTACTATAAAGACTTGATCGCGGAAGACACATTCTGGAGCGAGGACCTGGCATTACCAATGGCAGTGGGCCGTACGGTGGACGGTGAGCCGAAAGTTGTGGATCTGCGCAAGATGCCTCACTTGTTGATCGCTGGTACGACAGGTTCTGGTAAGTCCGTGTTTGTTGGATCCATCATCACGGGATTGTTGTTCCGTCACTCCCCTAAAACGTTGCGTTTGGTTTTGATCGATCCAAAAATGGTCGACTTGGCTCCGTTTGCAACCGTTCCGCACTTGGCAATTCCTCACGTAACTGAACCTAAGAAGGCAGCCACGGCTTTGAAGTGGGCCGTGCGTGAAATGGAAAAACGGTATAAGTCTCTTTCTAAGTTCGGTGTTGGTAAAATCGAAGCGTTCAATGAAAAAACTGGCGGTCTTGCAAAAGACGAAATTGAGCAGCATGAAAAAATCAATCAAGAGCTGGAAGAAGGCAAAGCAAAACTTGATCAGTATTACTATCAGCCACTTCCTTACGTTGTGATCGTAGTGGATGAGCTAGCTGACTTGATGATCACTGAAAAACAAAACATCGAAGAGCCAATTCAGCGCCTGACACAGAAAGCGCGTGCCTGCGGAATCCATTTGATCTTGGCGACTCAGTCTCCACGTAAAGACGTTGTGACGGGTTTGATTAAAACAAATATTCCGGGTCGTGTGGCTTTGAAGGTTGCTTCGAAAATGGACTCCAGAATTATCATCGATGACTCCGGAGCCGAGCGCCTTCTGCCAAATGGTGACATGTTATTCCAGGCGCCCGGCATTGGAAAACCAACTCGTCATCACGGGCCGTATTTGAAGGACGCCGAGATCGCCAATGTCGTAAAACATTGGGCGTCGCAAGGTGAACCAGAGTATGACCCACTCGCAATGAAGGCGCTGGATGGATTCGCTGGTGACGGCGCTGAAGCTGGTGGCGATGACGGTGGCGGATTTGGTGATGAAGAGTACGATGAACGTTACGACGAAATCCTTTCGTGGGCTTCGGGTCAGAAAGAAATTTCAGCGTCGTTGATCCAACGTAAATTCCGTTTAGGTTATCCACGTGCTGCTCGCATGATTGAAGTTTTCGAAAAAGAAGGTGTTGTTGGTCCAGCTAATGGCAGCAAGCCGCGTCAAGTCCTCGTTACTTCTTACCGCGAAACTTAA
- a CDS encoding histone-like protein, with protein sequence MAEVLVVTSKVKKLIKEKGGMNTSAETIDVLSKAIEQLCLKGVESAKADGRKTVMARDIVIDHL encoded by the coding sequence ATGGCAGAAGTACTTGTTGTAACTAGCAAAGTGAAAAAACTTATCAAAGAAAAAGGTGGCATGAACACTTCCGCTGAAACTATCGACGTTCTCAGCAAAGCTATCGAGCAACTTTGCCTTAAAGGTGTAGAGTCTGCAAAAGCTGACGGCCGTAAAACAGTTATGGCTCGCGATATCGTTATCGATCACCTTTAA
- the murD gene encoding UDP-N-acetylmuramoyl-L-alanine--D-glutamate ligase has product MSQYIKNLKTPIAIVGMGKSGDSAKRLLVACGISPENILTFDGKLDSADFKDSNKLMSEGKPQTLVVSPGVPLASAWIKDAKNQGIRITSEITLACSCLSTEKLIGVTGSVGKSTTVSLLQAGLEGFSKNGFVGGNLGIPFATYAAEVVEKKRPVADWVVLELSSYQLENCDLLSLDYSAITYFTSNHLERYDSIEHYYQTKWSILGMTKNKMLLNSEGGDLIEYSKAQKPSNQVKVVSKKDSELQSYQLQKAQLIGQHNQDNMALATALAMEAGWPNAAVEAMKNFKGLSHRLENLGEVKGVRFINDSKATALDSVMIAATAASDTLHPDGVLFLLLGGRDKNLPWEQLSSLSKMNRTEFVFFGECRAIAQSKSQLKGNSFARLDEAIGYIFSKVKAADTVLLSPGGTSLDEFKSFEDRGDFFKMKVSEFSIL; this is encoded by the coding sequence ATGAGCCAATATATCAAGAACCTGAAGACACCAATTGCTATCGTAGGTATGGGAAAAAGCGGAGACTCCGCGAAGCGCTTACTTGTGGCTTGCGGAATCAGCCCAGAAAACATTCTAACTTTCGACGGAAAACTGGATTCAGCTGACTTCAAGGATTCAAATAAACTCATGTCTGAAGGTAAACCACAGACTCTTGTGGTTTCTCCCGGCGTTCCCTTGGCATCTGCATGGATCAAAGACGCAAAAAATCAGGGGATTCGCATCACCAGTGAAATCACTTTGGCGTGCTCATGTTTGTCCACTGAAAAACTAATCGGTGTTACCGGATCAGTAGGAAAAAGTACGACGGTGTCTCTTCTTCAGGCTGGTCTTGAGGGCTTTTCCAAAAATGGCTTTGTTGGCGGCAATTTGGGAATTCCTTTTGCGACCTACGCCGCGGAAGTAGTTGAAAAGAAGCGTCCCGTCGCTGACTGGGTTGTCTTAGAACTTTCCAGCTATCAGTTGGAAAATTGCGATCTTTTGTCTTTGGATTATTCAGCCATCACCTACTTCACTTCGAATCATTTAGAGCGATACGACAGCATCGAGCACTACTATCAAACTAAGTGGAGTATCTTGGGAATGACCAAGAATAAGATGCTTTTAAATTCAGAGGGTGGTGACTTGATCGAGTACTCAAAGGCCCAGAAGCCCTCAAATCAAGTCAAAGTGGTCTCCAAAAAAGACTCCGAACTTCAGTCCTATCAGTTGCAAAAAGCGCAACTAATTGGCCAACACAATCAGGATAACATGGCGCTGGCAACAGCACTAGCCATGGAGGCCGGATGGCCAAACGCGGCTGTTGAAGCGATGAAAAACTTTAAAGGTCTTAGCCACCGCTTGGAAAATCTGGGTGAGGTCAAGGGCGTGCGTTTCATTAACGACAGCAAGGCCACGGCACTTGATAGTGTGATGATCGCTGCTACTGCAGCTTCCGATACTCTTCATCCTGACGGAGTTTTATTTTTGCTTTTGGGTGGCAGAGACAAAAATCTTCCATGGGAACAGTTGTCGTCTTTGTCTAAAATGAATCGCACTGAATTCGTATTTTTTGGTGAGTGCCGAGCTATTGCTCAAAGCAAATCTCAACTTAAGGGAAATAGTTTCGCCCGCCTGGATGAAGCTATCGGATACATCTTTTCAAAGGTAAAAGCCGCCGACACAGTTTTGTTAAGCCCTGGCGGAACAAGCCTTGATGAATTTAAATCATTTGAAGATCGCGGAGATTTCTTTAAAATGAAGGTTTCTGAGTTTTCTATTCTCTAA
- the fsa gene encoding fructose-6-phosphate aldolase, whose translation MKFFIDTADTEEIKQANLRGWVDGVTTNPSLIAKSGRDFHTVIKEICKEISGPVSAEVISLQHEEMVREGRELAKLADNVVVKVPMTEDGMIAVKKFTAEGIKTNVTLVFSPLQALLAAKAGASMVSPFVGRLDDIGSDGMEMVNQVIQIYQNYDFATEVLVASVRSPMHLQFAAQMGADIATIPFKVMQGMTHHPLTDKGIKLFMDDWNKVQKK comes from the coding sequence ATGAAGTTTTTCATCGATACAGCTGATACTGAAGAAATTAAACAAGCCAACCTTCGTGGTTGGGTTGATGGCGTAACTACAAATCCTTCTTTGATTGCAAAATCAGGTCGCGATTTCCACACGGTGATCAAAGAAATCTGCAAAGAGATCTCTGGTCCGGTTTCCGCTGAAGTAATCAGCTTGCAGCACGAAGAAATGGTTCGCGAAGGTCGCGAGCTGGCAAAACTTGCTGACAACGTTGTTGTTAAAGTTCCGATGACTGAAGACGGTATGATCGCAGTTAAGAAATTCACTGCTGAAGGCATCAAGACTAACGTCACGTTGGTGTTCTCTCCACTTCAAGCGCTTCTAGCTGCTAAAGCTGGTGCTTCGATGGTTTCTCCATTCGTGGGTCGTTTGGACGACATTGGATCTGATGGTATGGAAATGGTTAATCAGGTTATCCAAATCTATCAAAACTATGATTTTGCTACGGAAGTTTTGGTGGCGTCTGTTCGTTCACCAATGCATTTGCAATTCGCGGCACAAATGGGCGCGGATATCGCAACTATTCCATTCAAAGTTATGCAAGGTATGACTCACCATCCACTTACGGACAAAGGTATTAAATTGTTCATGGATGACTGGAACAAGGTTCAAAAGAAATAA
- the dapA gene encoding 4-hydroxy-tetrahydrodipicolinate synthase, whose product MKNFKGTFTALLTPFKNGKIDYTSLDKMVKHQLENGVDGFVINGTTAESPTLTETEKSELFKHARKLVGPTVPLIMGTGSNDTAKTIEDSQKAEALGADAILVVVPYYNKPPQRGLFAHFKAVAESVKIPTILYNVPGRTITALAPETVADLAKVRGVVGIKEASGKMDVAEQIIKACGKEFIMLSGDDGTYVDFLSRGGHGVISVASHVIPKQMVQWKKWVQEGKLAEANADIQKYMNLIDLLFVEANPIPVKKAVQLMGLVDSAEMRLPLMELTPEHTEKLKMEMKKVGVLA is encoded by the coding sequence ATGAAAAATTTCAAAGGCACATTCACGGCACTGTTGACGCCGTTTAAAAACGGAAAAATTGATTACACATCTTTGGATAAGATGGTGAAGCATCAACTGGAAAACGGTGTTGATGGCTTTGTGATCAATGGCACGACTGCTGAAAGCCCCACACTAACAGAGACAGAAAAATCTGAACTGTTTAAGCATGCGCGCAAATTGGTTGGTCCAACAGTTCCTTTGATCATGGGAACGGGCTCTAATGACACGGCAAAAACTATCGAAGATTCCCAAAAAGCAGAAGCATTAGGTGCCGACGCGATTTTGGTTGTTGTGCCCTACTACAATAAACCTCCTCAACGTGGATTGTTTGCTCACTTTAAAGCGGTTGCTGAATCCGTAAAAATTCCTACAATTCTATACAATGTCCCCGGCAGAACTATTACCGCCCTGGCGCCCGAAACGGTTGCGGATCTTGCAAAAGTAAGGGGTGTTGTGGGTATCAAAGAGGCCTCTGGAAAAATGGATGTGGCCGAACAAATCATCAAGGCGTGCGGGAAAGAATTCATCATGCTTTCAGGGGACGACGGAACTTACGTTGATTTCTTGAGCCGTGGTGGCCATGGAGTTATCTCTGTTGCTTCCCACGTTATTCCTAAGCAAATGGTGCAATGGAAAAAATGGGTTCAAGAGGGCAAGCTTGCTGAAGCAAATGCCGACATCCAAAAATACATGAATCTGATTGACCTGTTGTTCGTCGAGGCAAATCCCATTCCAGTAAAAAAAGCTGTGCAGCTGATGGGCTTGGTTGATTCCGCAGAGATGCGTTTGCCATTGATGGAGCTTACCCCAGAGCATACGGAAAAGCTGAAGATGGAAATGAAAAAAGTGGGAGTGCTGGCGTGA
- the ligA gene encoding NAD-dependent DNA ligase LigA gives MSKKRHEELKKIIAEHDHNYYVMDRPAITDYEYDQLFDELLKIEKSEKGLDLSDSPSQRVGGKVLESFTKATHRLPMLSLANSYSPEDIFEFDERIKKFLGSDKEVEYLCELKFDGLSMEIIYENGQLVRALTRGDGTIGEDVTENIKTIKSIPLKIKNAPEIFEVRGEVLIFKKDFAELNDTQQENGQPTFANPRNAAAGSMRQLDSKVAAARPLKFFGYALGMVEGKAFETQEGIQKYFADHGIPTAIKSNPDLVCLCKGPQEVVEYYHHIEKVRSSLPFDIDGIVIKVNSLRLQDDLGLVARSPRWATAAKFKPEQATTVIENIHIQVGRTGALTPVAIMKPVKVGGVTVTNSTLHNQDEIDRKDVRIGDTVIIQRAGDVIPEVVAVVLEKRPKGSKPFLIPEKCPACGSPAHKTEGEVVTRCTNPLCIAMVKESLKHFVGRRAMNLDKVGDRLIETLVDNKMLTSFSDFYRLTKEDILSLERQGDKSAENIITSIENSKKPTLARFIFGLGIRFVGEQTAKLLADHFVNIENFLNASEEELLQVPEIGPKVATSIREWTSNKKLVKEVHEMIRLGVEITNPVRATEGALSGMSFLITGTLPVKRDDAKDVIEKNGGKILSSVSSKLSYLVVGDDPGSKVDKAQTLGVKIISWEDLQKMI, from the coding sequence ATGTCAAAGAAACGCCACGAAGAGCTTAAAAAGATCATTGCTGAACACGACCACAACTATTACGTCATGGATCGCCCGGCGATCACCGACTATGAGTACGATCAGCTCTTTGATGAGCTTTTAAAGATAGAAAAGTCTGAAAAGGGATTGGACCTATCAGATTCACCAAGCCAGCGCGTGGGTGGAAAAGTTTTAGAAAGTTTCACCAAGGCAACACATCGCCTACCGATGTTGTCTCTTGCCAATAGTTATTCTCCGGAAGACATTTTTGAATTCGATGAACGCATTAAAAAATTTCTGGGTTCCGACAAAGAGGTGGAATATTTGTGCGAACTTAAGTTTGACGGTCTTTCGATGGAAATCATCTATGAGAACGGTCAACTGGTTCGTGCATTAACTCGTGGTGACGGTACTATCGGCGAGGACGTTACTGAAAATATAAAAACGATTAAAAGCATTCCATTAAAGATTAAGAATGCTCCAGAAATTTTCGAAGTTCGTGGTGAAGTATTAATTTTCAAAAAAGATTTCGCTGAACTTAATGATACTCAACAAGAGAATGGTCAGCCCACATTCGCAAACCCTCGTAATGCGGCGGCTGGATCCATGCGCCAACTGGATTCTAAAGTTGCGGCTGCACGTCCGCTGAAGTTCTTTGGTTATGCGCTGGGAATGGTTGAGGGTAAAGCCTTTGAAACCCAAGAGGGCATTCAAAAATATTTTGCTGATCACGGAATTCCCACAGCAATCAAATCAAATCCTGACTTAGTTTGCCTGTGTAAGGGGCCGCAAGAAGTCGTTGAGTACTATCACCACATCGAAAAAGTTCGATCGTCTTTGCCATTTGATATTGACGGCATCGTGATCAAGGTAAATTCTTTGCGCTTGCAAGATGATCTGGGCTTAGTCGCAAGAAGTCCGCGCTGGGCAACAGCTGCGAAGTTTAAGCCCGAACAGGCGACGACGGTAATTGAAAACATTCACATACAGGTTGGTCGCACCGGAGCCCTTACTCCCGTTGCTATCATGAAGCCGGTGAAGGTGGGCGGCGTCACCGTCACAAACTCAACTCTTCACAATCAAGATGAAATTGATCGCAAAGATGTTCGCATTGGCGATACCGTCATCATTCAACGTGCCGGCGATGTGATTCCAGAAGTTGTGGCCGTTGTATTAGAAAAACGCCCCAAAGGAAGCAAACCATTCTTGATACCTGAAAAATGCCCGGCCTGCGGCTCTCCGGCACATAAGACCGAGGGTGAAGTCGTTACTCGTTGTACAAATCCACTTTGTATCGCGATGGTAAAAGAGTCTCTAAAACACTTCGTCGGACGTCGTGCGATGAATTTGGATAAAGTTGGTGATCGTCTGATCGAAACTTTAGTTGATAATAAAATGCTAACCTCCTTCTCTGATTTTTACCGACTGACAAAAGAAGACATCCTTTCTTTGGAACGCCAAGGAGACAAGTCTGCAGAAAATATTATTACCAGCATTGAGAACAGCAAAAAGCCAACGCTTGCCAGATTCATTTTCGGTTTGGGAATTCGTTTCGTCGGCGAGCAAACTGCCAAGCTGCTTGCTGACCACTTTGTTAATATTGAAAACTTTTTAAACGCTTCTGAAGAAGAGCTGTTGCAAGTGCCAGAAATCGGGCCCAAGGTTGCAACTTCTATTCGCGAATGGACGTCTAACAAAAAGCTCGTCAAAGAAGTTCACGAAATGATTAGGCTTGGGGTGGAAATCACAAACCCCGTGCGCGCCACCGAAGGTGCACTTTCTGGAATGAGCTTTCTGATCACGGGCACTTTGCCGGTGAAGCGTGATGATGCCAAAGATGTGATTGAAAAAAATGGTGGTAAGATTCTGAGCTCAGTTTCTTCAAAGCTAAGCTATCTTGTCGTCGGCGACGACCCGGGTTCTAAAGTCGATAAAGCACAAACCCTGGGTGTCAAAATCATCTCCTGGGAAGATCTACAGAAGATGATTTAG
- a CDS encoding 4-hydroxy-tetrahydrodipicolinate reductase, protein MKKLKVGLVGANGRMGREIAEVISASSSCDVIYTLGRDKKVDHKMAEKVDVWIDFSSPEALPEVLKIASRHGTPVVCGTTGFSKKEKSLLEKASKDVPVLWASNMSMGVAVLNEALKVFSSIANFDFQIEEFHHIRKKDKPSGTAITLQENLEKAVGKKCPEPLAIRGGGIFGIHKIHAMSDEEVITFEHSALNRSVFAKGAVRAAEWLAKQKKPGLYQIRDVLFGK, encoded by the coding sequence GTGAAAAAGTTAAAGGTCGGACTGGTCGGTGCCAATGGTCGCATGGGTCGCGAGATTGCAGAAGTTATCAGCGCAAGCTCCAGCTGTGATGTTATCTATACCTTGGGCCGCGACAAAAAAGTCGATCATAAGATGGCCGAAAAAGTTGACGTATGGATCGACTTTTCTTCGCCAGAAGCCCTGCCAGAGGTTTTGAAAATCGCGTCTCGCCACGGAACTCCGGTTGTTTGTGGCACCACGGGATTTAGCAAAAAAGAAAAATCACTTTTAGAAAAAGCCAGCAAAGATGTCCCAGTGTTGTGGGCGTCCAATATGAGCATGGGTGTTGCGGTTCTTAATGAAGCTCTAAAAGTATTCTCATCTATTGCGAACTTTGATTTTCAAATTGAAGAGTTTCATCACATCCGAAAAAAAGACAAACCATCAGGCACCGCCATCACTCTTCAGGAAAATCTAGAAAAGGCTGTGGGTAAAAAATGTCCCGAGCCCCTGGCTATTCGTGGTGGTGGCATCTTCGGTATTCATAAAATTCACGCCATGAGCGACGAAGAGGTTATCACTTTTGAACACTCTGCTTTAAATCGTTCCGTTTTTGCTAAAGGAGCGGTGCGAGCGGCAGAGTGGTTAGCAAAACAGAAAAAGCCAGGTCTTTATCAGATCCGCGACGTATTGTTCGGTAAATAA
- a CDS encoding metallophosphoesterase, giving the protein MPTSFFAHPKSDFKSAQYTAIISDLHLTEAEPVNLRFPLWKKFKTRQFFYDDVFETFLRHIEQRAQGAPVELILNGDIFDFDSVMNLPEEPVFRISWLEKHRGLYPHAERSRHKIEVILRDHMPFVRSLKEFILRGNRAVFVIGNHDLELHFLEVQDEIMRHLNLPEDKREEVRFVEWFYISNQDTLIEHGNQYDPYCMCEDPVNPFVRGYNYVALKLPFGNLACRYISNGMGFFNPHVDTNYIMTLKEYILFFFKYIWRAQPGLVFTWFWGSLATLVHSFFDRLSAPIRNPLKIEDRIEVIAEKSNAEPRMVREMKELFVAPAASEPMLLARELWLDRAFIVFIAFFLIFELMVFVRSVYEISFFWAFIPLFLLLPFFLFYSKSVTSLVSSYKEPDDRVLAMASAITKVKRIVYGHTHHTRHEIIGSVEHLNSGCWSPAFLDVECTKPIDQKTFVWISPGEHNSRQAELCKFVDGTTEVMTGNRGA; this is encoded by the coding sequence TTGCCCACTTCTTTTTTTGCGCATCCAAAGTCTGATTTTAAATCAGCGCAATATACAGCAATCATCAGCGACCTGCATCTAACTGAAGCAGAGCCGGTGAACTTGCGTTTTCCTTTATGGAAAAAATTTAAGACTCGCCAGTTTTTCTATGATGATGTTTTTGAAACGTTTCTAAGACATATTGAACAGCGTGCGCAGGGAGCTCCTGTTGAGCTGATTTTGAATGGCGATATTTTCGACTTTGATAGCGTAATGAATTTGCCCGAGGAGCCAGTGTTTCGCATCAGCTGGCTTGAAAAACATCGTGGACTGTATCCGCATGCAGAAAGATCTCGTCACAAAATTGAAGTGATTCTGCGCGATCACATGCCGTTTGTCAGATCTTTGAAAGAGTTTATTCTTCGCGGAAATCGTGCAGTATTTGTCATTGGGAATCATGACCTGGAATTGCACTTTTTGGAAGTGCAAGACGAGATTATGAGGCATTTGAATTTGCCTGAAGATAAACGTGAAGAAGTGCGTTTCGTCGAATGGTTCTATATCAGCAACCAAGATACATTGATTGAGCACGGTAATCAGTATGACCCGTATTGTATGTGTGAAGATCCCGTGAACCCGTTTGTTCGTGGATACAACTATGTGGCACTGAAACTCCCGTTTGGAAATTTGGCCTGTCGCTATATTTCCAACGGTATGGGGTTCTTTAATCCTCACGTCGATACGAACTATATTATGACTCTGAAAGAGTACATTCTGTTCTTTTTTAAATATATCTGGAGAGCACAACCGGGCTTAGTATTCACTTGGTTCTGGGGATCGCTTGCGACTTTGGTGCATTCGTTCTTTGACCGTCTTTCTGCGCCGATACGCAATCCTTTAAAAATTGAGGACCGTATCGAAGTAATTGCGGAAAAATCCAATGCAGAACCGCGTATGGTTCGAGAAATGAAGGAGCTTTTTGTCGCACCCGCTGCAAGTGAGCCGATGCTCCTGGCTCGAGAGCTTTGGCTTGATCGCGCCTTTATTGTGTTCATTGCGTTCTTTTTGATCTTTGAATTGATGGTTTTTGTTCGCTCCGTTTATGAAATTTCATTTTTCTGGGCGTTTATTCCCCTGTTTTTGCTGTTGCCGTTCTTTTTGTTCTACAGCAAATCGGTCACATCGTTGGTTTCCAGTTACAAAGAACCGGATGATCGGGTTTTGGCTATGGCGAGTGCCATCACTAAAGTGAAACGAATTGTTTACGGGCATACGCACCACACAAGACATGAAATTATCGGTTCCGTGGAACACCTAAACAGTGGATGCTGGTCTCCGGCATTCCTGGATGTTGAGTGTACAAAACCGATTGATCAAAAAACCTTTGTTTGGATCTCTCCTGGAGAACATAATTCTCGTCAGGCAGAGCTTTGTAAGTTTGTAGACGGAACCACTGAAGTAATGACAGGTAATCGCGGCGCTTAA
- the dapF gene encoding diaminopimelate epimerase, with protein sequence MLPVKITKMSGAGNTFAFVDGRGASGWKDVEKHLGKSRTEIAKLVCDRVLGIATDGFIVIEDPSEGFDFNWDFYNSDGSTAEMCGNAARCAARYCYEHIGNKEHANIRFKTGAGLVTAQILGNGKIRVKMPEARVLKNPIELETRSSVKEKFILVNTGVPHLVQKIHAFVDSVNLKDLAREMRAHESLKPAGANVTFYAEDEAGKVRAVTFERGVEDYTLACGTGAVAAALASSLENHLKVIEVQMPGGVMEVNFFDGDPKPLLVGDAVFVGDFQYNLEVVR encoded by the coding sequence ATGCTTCCAGTGAAAATCACGAAAATGTCGGGCGCAGGAAATACTTTTGCGTTTGTGGATGGTCGTGGTGCTTCAGGTTGGAAGGACGTGGAAAAGCATCTGGGTAAATCCAGAACGGAGATTGCAAAACTTGTTTGTGATCGCGTTCTTGGTATCGCAACAGACGGATTCATTGTGATCGAAGACCCGTCCGAAGGCTTTGATTTCAATTGGGATTTTTATAACTCAGACGGCTCAACCGCCGAAATGTGCGGCAATGCGGCTCGCTGTGCTGCCCGTTATTGTTATGAACATATAGGCAACAAAGAACACGCGAATATTCGTTTTAAAACTGGTGCAGGCTTAGTGACCGCGCAGATTCTAGGAAATGGTAAGATCCGCGTTAAAATGCCGGAAGCTCGCGTCTTGAAAAACCCGATCGAGTTAGAAACTCGATCAAGTGTTAAAGAAAAATTCATCCTGGTTAATACCGGCGTTCCACATTTGGTTCAAAAAATTCATGCCTTTGTGGACTCCGTGAATCTGAAAGATCTGGCGCGAGAAATGAGAGCTCATGAATCGCTTAAGCCAGCTGGAGCGAATGTAACTTTCTATGCTGAAGATGAAGCAGGTAAAGTAAGAGCTGTAACCTTTGAACGTGGAGTTGAAGACTATACTTTGGCTTGTGGGACAGGGGCTGTGGCTGCCGCATTAGCAAGTTCGCTGGAAAATCATTTAAAAGTGATCGAAGTACAAATGCCTGGGGGAGTGATGGAAGTCAACTTCTTTGACGGCGACCCAAAACCACTTTTGGTGGGTGATGCTGTTTTTGTCGGAGACTTCCAATACAACCTTGAGGTGGTACGATGA